TACAAAGGGAAGGGAGTTGTCTCCAAGCCTATCGCTGCAATAAATTGGCTCAATGGATTTTGGTTACAGATTACTGTCGcctaaaaggagaaagaaaactaGACTCTTCCCTCAGTGCAGGATCAGTGTGAGACATCCATCATCGAGCTGCTGGGACTGCCGCCGCCTAACAGAAATGTCTCatcttagagtaaaactgtttGTGAAGGAGtcgttttttttagattttctacccatcctgtttttttcctaccatttgttgttgtaaaaaataaagttattaatgaaaacatttcatgtAAAAGTCTCAGCAAGATCAAAATCAGACAAACTAAAGTAATTTCcaacatacatttatttttatataaaagaaaagaatggTTGTAATATGAACAGTTATACACAGAGGGATCCATCACTGGAAAACTACCGTATCCAGCATGGCAGCTAGGCACTGAACGATGTTGGATGTCATTAAAACGTCTACGTGCTCCTCCAAGTGTCTCTTTGGATCCTGGGAGAAAAACAGATGAAGTCAGCAATGACCGAAGAGGTTTTTACCAAATGTCCGCAGGGTTTTAACAGAACTTTAAACCAAATTAAGTTACATAAACACCGAACAACAAAGCAACCTGATCCGTGACGAATAAGTCAGCTTTAACAAACTCTAACGAGGTTTTAGTTTTCATTGGAAGCttgaaataaatgaagaaaaatcaTCAGTACCTGTTTTCCAACATTCTTAATAGCCAGCTGCTCTGGGGTCATTTTATCTTCCTCTTCAACGGCCTGGGGTGAAAACAAGACAGGTTTAAATATTCACGAGATCcaatttcattttagttttaagtaaaaaaaactgcagtttgCTTTACTTTACATCAAAAATAAGCTACTGCACAACCCCCCCTTAGTGCTGTAGTCAACATCTTTACCAACAACTGGACCAAATCGTCACTGCTGGACACAAGTGCTACATTAGGTTAATAAAccctgaaatattttaaatcaacattaccTTTACTCGTTTTATTTAGCGATAAACGCTTTCTTgtcttattaaaaataacatgtcccctaaaaaaaaacctcaatgcTATGTTTGGTAAAATACAACCGTGAGGAACGAGGTGTTCAGGTTCTACCTTATTGTAGTTCTTAGCCAGCTCCAGCATTTCTTTGACAATAGTCTCATTAAGCTTGCAGTGCTCGCTGTAGTCCTGCAGGGTCAGGCCCTCCATCCAGCTCTTCTTATGCAAGTTCAGCAGCATCTGTAAAACAACACAGTGTCACGTTCATTATtaattgcacaaaaaaaaaaaaccttaatgaCCTCTTGAAATCCAAACCTTTTGCTCCAGCTCATTCTTTCTGTAATTGATGGTGATGGAGTAGTAGTGTCTGTTAAGTCCATGAATCAAAGCCTAAAAAGATAAGATTCAATCCAACCAGTAAGTACCTCATTCTGAGTAGAAATCATCACTGTCCAcctttttattcaaattaagAAGTTACCTGGATTGATGGCTTGTTCAGATGACCCAGGTTGGACGTGGTTTGCCTTGGTTCATGACCCAGCACCATCATGTTGGCATTAATCAGTCTGAAAGCATCAATAACTACCTGCGGGACACAGcggcagaaaaaagaaacagggcGGTTTTCCTAAATAATTCAAACTTGGATTGAGCACTATTCGTTTTTTTAACGGTCTTTGTCCCCACCTTTCCTTTGACACTCTGGATGGGGTCAACGACCACTGCAACCGCTCGCTCTGACAGCGCCTCGAAGAAGCTCTGCTTGTGTTGATGTCCACGCCCGACAGCCAGCACCCGAAACCGGGGTGACTGTGGTACCATCCAACGACCATCTCCGGCCTGAAAATAACAGCAGCAAGTAAGTCCGACAGAAACAAAAGCTGACTACTTCTGATGtctggctttttttaaaaacagaaatgtttacGATATACCGCTTCTCAGCTTTACCTtcgttttttaaatctttatagATAATCTGTGAGCTCAGGATTGTGAATATATGAATGTTGATCTTGTTGACTCCTACCTGCCCGTCTGCTTCAACATGTCCAACATCTTAGCCTGGAAGACGGGGTCCACAGCTTCTACGCTCACTCCCTGTGAGACACAAGTCACTGCTTTGTGAAAGCCAACAACACCAAGAATTAAAGATgaattaaaacataaacaggAATTTATCCTCCAGTTAAAATTATGGTATTATGAAGGGATGAAATGTGAGAACATCAgggaaaacaaagataaaaataagtaataatttaCCATATATATCAGATTATATAAGAtaatgcaaaaagaagaaaaaaaccaaCCTAAAAAGTTTTTCAACAAGGCATAATTACTGCTCATTAATCTAAATTCAACAATTTATGTCATGCTGATTTTGAGACAAATAATTATttgacatttattaatttttataggaAGCCATTTTTTCCATGCATATGCAACAGATATTGttgctagggctggacgataattcaataacgatacaTATTGATCGATGGACATATATcaatggtagaaaaaaaaaggtaaataaaaagttcaatagaataacagtcctacttccttttacattctagccatgtaggttaaaattacaatcattacatcctcccaaccaatcagaaacacagacccaggaaaagctccgcccccttcaaagggctcagagagcatgtgttcttttttctttaaaaacttgtagttttggtaaaaagttggttgaataaaggtttgagtttgaattcagtgtttatgtgttctttatctaaaagtaggtcgctaagcaacagcataaaatggccaggactgcacttaagatatatgttttgaacttgttgataattatcgatatcgatccaatatgatttctatttcactgatatgtgggtttttttctatattgacCAGCCCTAATTGTTTCAACCAATCAT
This portion of the Fundulus heteroclitus isolate FHET01 unplaced genomic scaffold, MU-UCD_Fhet_4.1 scaffold_258, whole genome shotgun sequence genome encodes:
- the LOC118559269 gene encoding LOW QUALITY PROTEIN: 26S proteasome non-ATPase regulatory subunit 14-like (The sequence of the model RefSeq protein was modified relative to this genomic sequence to represent the inferred CDS: deleted 2 bases in 1 codon; added 228 bases not found in genome assembly); translation: MDRLLRLGGGMPGLGQGPPTDAPAVDTAEQVYISSLALLKMLKHGRAGVPMEVMGLMLGEFVDDYTVRVIDVFAMPQSGTGVSVEAVDPVFQAKMLDMLKQTGRPEMVVGWYHSHPGFGCWLSGVDINTQSFFEALSERAVAVVVDPIQSVKGKVVIDAFRLINANMMVLGHEPRQTTSNLGHLNKPSIQALIHGLNRHYYSITINYRKNELEQKMLLNLHKKSWMEGLTLQDYSEHCKLNETIVKEMLELAKNYNKAVEEEDKMTPEQLAIKNVGKQDPKRHLEEHVDVLMTSNIVQCLAAMLDTVVFQ